The Fusarium fujikuroi IMI 58289 draft genome, chromosome FFUJ_chr01 sequence AGAGGACGCAGGGTGTGAGGGAGTGGCCGTATACACTGAACGTAGCTATTAAAGTTAGATAGGGTCAATTGGATGAGTGCTAGGAAACATACCGTGATACATGGTAGGATAAGCTCGACCCATGGCATCGCCATCGACGACGGGGACGTCGAAGTGAACAGCTGGCGGGAAAGCACTCATACCATTTCCACCACCACTATCTTTGTTAGCAGTGATCTCTTAAACAGAAGCGTGGACTTGACTTACATCTCATCAATGTACATGCCATCAAAGGTCTTGTTCCCAACAACCTTGTTCACAGCATTGATACCAGTAACAATCTCATTCCCCCCCGCCGATCCGCTCATTAATCACGCTCGGACTGCCATACCACGAACCAAAGCAGATCATAGCATCGTCCTTGAGTGCTTTCGGCGAAATAACCCTCAATCTCCCCTTGGGATTATTCCGCAGTGCATCCAAGCCCTTGAGGTACTCGTGATGTGTCGGTCCTCCACCACCTGTGCCGAGGACTCCGCATCCTGTCGCGATCATCTCTAGATCAACTTCAGAAAGATACCACGTTCCGTTCTGGACATCAGGACGGTAGGCGTCGAGATCAACGTGGAGAGAGGGCTTGTACGTTGGTGTAAGGGCATCCGGAACACTGACCTTCTCGCCCTCATCGTCCTCTGTCTCCTGCACGCTTATCACGGGCGGTGAAGGCGGCGGCGTGAGTTCCTCGGGAATAGCGAGATGTCCCACCGCACGAACCTGCAGTCGCATAGCGCCATTAGACATGTACTGTAGCGGCGTCTTTGTGATCTCGACAATCTTGACGTCGTTCTTGGCTGCGCCCTTGGCGATGGCCATGTCGATCGCTTTGGCGCACGCAGCGTCCACGATGGTCTTTTCAGAGCGTCCCTCCGGGATCTCCACAATGTCAATCTCGCCGGATACCTTGGCGATTGCTGCGCCTACGGCGTTGGCGGCGCCTTGGTGGATGGGAACTATGCACTTGTCCACCCCGGCGAGGTCTTCGGTTACGAGGAGTGCACCACcgccgacgaggaggacgtGGACTGGGGCGGAGGATACTTTCATTTGCTCAACGACGCTCTCGAGCATTTTCTTCAACTCCTTGCGACCACTTTCGATGATGGGCGCGGGGACGTCTTTGACGAGCTCGGGGTCGCCTAGTTTCGCTTTACCCAGCGCCACGACGATATCACTCGCCGTCAAAGTCTTGCCTCCAAAGACCTTGGCTTCCTGCTGGAGTAAATGTCCGACCGATCCTGGGCCAACAGTGACGCTTTGTGTGCTAGGGTCGACTTGCACTTTGCTTCCACCGCCGAGACCGATTGACACAACCTCTGGCATGGAGAACGCAGTGCGCACGCCGCCGACTTCGACGAAACCGGGTGCTTGTCGTGGAAAACCCGATGGAAGAAGTGCGCAGACATCAGTAGTCGTCCCACCGATATCCACGACCAAAACCTGCGgctcctcatcatccgcGACGTTCTCCCGCTTATGATCCAGTCCAGCGAGATACGCAGCGCCGGTCATACTATTCGTAGGACCGCTTGCAAAAGTCTTGATGGGGAACTCAGCTGCTGTGTCGGCATCAATAAGCGTGCCGTCGTTCTGCGATAAAAAGAGCGGACATGTGAGTTGTAGCCGATGCATTGCGCGCTTGAAACCCTTCTTCACGCGATGCCCTGTTCGTAGGATGGAGGCGTTGAGAATGGTGGCATTTTCTCGTTCTAGAAAGCCTGTTGGCCCGATGTCGTGGGAGCACACGACCTGGAGAGATGgtgcttcttggagaagaatcCTTCTGCATTCTTCCTCATGTTTGCCGTCGTGGTCAAGTGGTGAGAATACGCCTACCAGGGCGACAACGTTGATCCCCTTTGCGACGACATCACGCGCAGTCTGTCTAATCTGCTCATGATCCAACGGTTCAATTTCCCTCCCATCAATCTCAAGCCCTCCATCGAGGTAATAAACTCCTCCGTCGAGAATACTCCTCAACCCAACAGGAAAGTCGGAAAACGGGGGTAATTGTCTAGTAAACGGCCCGCACAGCCTCACCACAGCGACACGGTCTAATCTCCGCGCATCAGCCTCGACAAGCGCGTTGATAAAGTGCGTTGTGCCGATGGTGACACTCAAAACACCGCTCTGGTCAACGGCTGAGTCGCGCAGCACCGCTCTTATGGCAGCCTCAATACCGCTGGTGATGTCTCGCGTGGTAGAGGCCTTGTGGGAGGCGAGCACGCCACGGCCAGGGGTGGATGTGGCAGCAGCTCGGATGTCGAGAATGGCCGCGTCCGTGTTGGTACCTCCGACGTCTACTCCGATTCGGTACAGGGACATGTTGGCGGTAGACAGGTGTGCTGTTGGTTGGGAGGATGATACCCTGGAGGTGCCTGAAAGCATAATATTACGGTGGGGGCGGCAAAGGAGGAGAGATATCACCAGATCTTTATAAGTCAGAGGTCAGTCCATGCTTCAGGCCAGGATTTAGGCCTGTACAGCACATTTGTTTTTTCTAGATTTCATTAGTGAGTAAGAAAAATCACTCCTCTCCAATGTTTTCCTGGATCATGCGAGAGGGGGGCGGCGAGGAACGGATGGAGCAAGTTGGCCGACgccagaagagaaaagaggagACAGTGGAAGACTTCCCCGAACTGCAGCGGAGCCTCTTCTCCTTTGAGCATCGTATCTCCCTAAACTGCCGATCTGCTTATCATTGGACCATCAATGTCGTGCAGGCTGTCTCTTGGCCGACGCCTCAATCCGGGGTACGTATCTCTCCTCCGAATTACAGTCTGTGGCTCAAATCAATCACAAGTTAAGGCTGAGGATTAAACTTTGTACATACAGCACCAGATCGAATCCGACGCTATTCCCCCTCCCatgccccccccccccagcGCGGACCCTTAATAGTTTCTGTCCTCCCCTAAAATCTCTCCCACAgtgacagcagcagcccgcCACCCTCAAGCTACTGCACACACTATCGATCCGGAGGCTTCGGGAAAATAATTATCTGAAGCTATTCGCAATTCTCAACAATGGCCGTTGCGAATATCGTCAAGCGCATTGAGCTACCGCGTGGCTCGCGCTTCATCGTACGCCAAAAAAACCTCCCCTTAGCACGCGTCACACCCCCTAATTTGCTACTGCGCAGAATGAAGATGTCAGACCTGTTGGGACTGAGCGACGAACATGGACGTTTCTGACGTTCCACAACTTCTGTACGTTTCCTTTTTCATTCGCTATTGGTGATTTATTGTGTTATTTGCCGAGATGGGAGTCAATCACACTGCATAAGCGCATCTAACCAACGGGCAATCTTACAGGGCTGTTGATCAACTGCAACATTGCGACGTATCTGACCGGCAGCGCGCTGATTCCTCTCGGCCTGACGTGGTGGcaggccatcatcgccatcatcctcgGAAACATCCTCGCGACTGCAGCCTTGATTCTTGCTTCGCTTGCTGGAGCTTATTACCATGGTACGTTATCCACTCCTAAATCATTCGCGATGGGTCAATTGGCTCACGCATTGCAGTGGGCTTCCCTGTCTTTAGTCGAGCAGTATGGGGAATCTGGGGATCGCAGTTCGTCATCTGGAACCgcatctttctctctctcggTAAGTCACACCCCCTCTCCTCTACCAATGTTTGGGCTGTACTGACGTCTCAAAGTCTGGTATGGCTTCCAGTCTTGGGTCGGCGGACAATGCACGTATCTCATGCTCCTATCGTGGGATCCCAACCTCGAGAAACACATCCCCAACACGATCCCCGCGTCGACCGGCATGACATCCGCGCAATTCGTCTCCTacttcatcttctgcatcGTCACGCTCCCGTTCCTCTGGATCCGACCGCACCGAATACAAAAGTTCTTCTACTTTGCCAGCTCTGTCaccctcgtcttcttcctggTTCTTCTGATCTGGGCGCTGGCGACCATGGGATCGGATGGCTTTGGAGATACCCTCGCTGATAGCACGCCTCTTCCCGTCACCGGTGGTCCGCAGAGTGTTACGTGGCTCACCATCTCGGGAATCATGTCGACGATTGGTGGTATTGCCGCGGGTATCCTCAACCAGAACGATTATGCGCGTCTGTCCAAGAAGCCTGGTGATGCTATTTGGGGCCAGACTGTTGCGTTTCCGCTTTACAGTATTGGAGCTTCCGTCATTGGCATTCTGGTCACTGCTGCGACACAGAAACGCATGGGCGAGGCTATCTGGAATCCTCCCACCCTCCTCGCCGCTCTTCTAGCCAAGGATCCAACTGCGGGCACCCGcgccgccatcttcttcgccggTCTTGCCCTGTCCATCTCTCAGCTCGGCAGCAATCTTCCCGGCAACGCCCTCGCAGGCGGCATCGATCTCGCATCCGTGTTCCCCAAGTACATCAACATTCGACGCGGTGCCTATCTCATGGCCCTTCTCAGCCCCATCGTCAACCCATGGCGTCTCGTCAACACAGCTACCGTCTTCCTCACTGTGCTCTCCGGCTACAGTGTCTTCTTGGCGCCCATGACTGGTCTGATGGTGGCTCACTATAACCTGGTGGCGAAGGCCAAGGTCAATGTTGACGATCTTTTTGTGGGTAACAGGGATAGCATTTACTGGTACAACTTTGGTATCAACTGGCGTGCTTTTGTCGCGGTAAGTTCCACATTACATCGCATAAAGAAAATAACTGACTCGTTTGTTCAGTGGATCGTTGGTGTCGCACCTACAATGCCTGGCTTCATCGCTGCTGTCAACCCCAATGCTAAAGTCTCAGATGGCGCAAAGAACCTCTACCAGCTCAACTACCTCTTTGGGTTCATCGTCAGTGCCGCTGTCTACTACGGACTTCACATGGTTGTCCCTGATAAGAAGTTCGACGCCTTCATCAAGGATGGTACCACTGCCAAGGAGGTCCAAGCTGTTTATGATGAGCGCTGGGACATGACTTACTCCGAGAGTGAGTCTGGAACAACTGAAGAGCACTCTTTTCAGCGAAACAAGGGCCCTAACTCCCTGACCACGTCTGTTTGATTACGAGGTTCATGTTGGCAATGTTTCTTTTCAAGATTGCAAGCCTGTTATCTGCTACTCTCTATCTACACTGAGACCATTTTAATTACCATTTTACCATATGAGACATAGCGGGGATGCTGGATAAAAATTCATCACTTTATCTTCTGATTTTAGCAACGTTACCTCGGTAGACCCTGATTGAGATTGGAGATCATCCACTTGTTTTAATTGTCGCATCTTGAAATCGCGTCATGACAGGCTAAAACGCGAACATGTTCTGAAGCTACGGCACTTGAACACGCTTGACACTCTTCCTTTTAGCTCCCGTGCCCTCTGTAATTTCACACTAATCTCATTTTCCGAGACACTAGTACGCAAGTAGAAGCGCCCCCTAAAAAGAACTCACTCGGCCAACTCCGCTTGTTTCTCCCTTTGTTAGGTTGTCGGCCAACTTATCATTCCCGGTCCCCCCCCTCCATCACGCGATTTTCGCCGACATCTCCTTcgcctctttctctccctccttcGTTCCCGCAGCCTGGCTTGCTTTTACCTACACACTCTCCCTCAAACACGCGCGCGTGGAGCGTAGGTATTGCCGTTAACGGGTACCTGGCCCGCCTCCTCCGAAAAGGTAATCAGATCAGATGGATCACTCTCACTCGCAGGCTGAGGCTAGCGATCGGGAACGGGctacttcttcctcgtctacTGCTACGCCCCGCAAGTTCAGCATTCGCAGTAACTTTGGTAAAGCCCGCCAGCCACGGAGCCGCAAAAACAGACCCTGCGACGCCTGTCGGAGGCGCAAGACTGCTTGTGTCATCACCTCTGAACCCCCTTGTGAGCCCCCCCCCCCNCNCNCCACNCNCNCNCACNCNCNNNNNNNNNNNNNNNNNNNNNNNNNNNNNNNNNNNNNNNNNNNNNNNNNNNNNNNNNNNNNNNNNNNNNNNNNNNNNNNNNNNNNNNNNNNNNNNNNNNNNNNNNNNNNNNNNNNNNNNNNNNNNNNNNNNNNNNNNNNNNNNNNNNNNNNNNNNNNNNNNNNNNNNNNNNNNNNNNNNNNNNNNNNNNNNNNNNNNNNNNNNNNNNNNNNNNNNNNNNNNNNNNNNNNNNNNNNNNNNNNNNNNNNNNNNNNNNNNNNNNNNNNNNNNNNNNNNNNNNNNNNNNNNNNNNNNNNNNNNNNNNNNNNNNNNNNNNNNNNNNNNNNNNNNNNNNNNNNNNNNNNNNNNNNNNNNNNNNNNNNNNNNNNNNNNNNNNNNNNNNNNNNNNNNNNNNNNNNNNNNNNNNNNNNNNNNNNCGATTTCCCACCCACTCAATACCACCTATCAGTACCAGTTCAGTGGTTCACCGTCACACAAAAACTCCACTTGACACTTCCCGCTAGCCATTCGTCAATTGCTTATACTGACCGTTGCATCGATCTGTAATACAGGCCTGTTCTGTAAAAGCAGAGGCTTGGTATGCCAGTCTCTCTCCGACACTGACCCCCTAGCCCACCGGCCTACATCCGGCCCTGGTCCTGAGTCCTCCAGAAGCCACGATGCACTAAGCCCGGagtctgcatctgcatctgtcTCTGCATCTGGCACATCGGCCATCTCACCCTCGGCGCCATCTGAAGCTACTCGGCACAGATCCGAGTCCGCGGCCGTTGTCCACAACGGCCTGGTGCGCCATCCCGTGCCAGTTCCTGGAGAAGCTTCCCTGGATCGAAGCATCAGCCTAGATCCACCGCGCCTGGAGCCCAATCAAGAAGTCGCCTATGCTCTTGAAGATGTCCCAGGCCGTACGGCGCACGCCATGGCGTTAGGCTCGGAGCAGGACCCTTACTTCCTCGACGCCTTTAGATCCGTGCTTCTCAGCGAGCGCGAGGGCATTGACGCCAACTTCGTGCAGGTCTACCATGGCGGGCCTGATGTGGATGATTACCCGATGCACTTCCTCCTGCTGCTTGATGAGTTCCCCGATCACAGAAACGAGGCTAAGCAGATGGCGTCCGATGCGATAGGGCGTATCGTCTGGCCCCACGGCCCGGCCCTCGTCCGTCTTTATTTCCGGCACGTCCACGTAGGATTGCCCGTCATCCACAAGACTCGCTTCCTTCGGCAATACGCGACCGCCAAGCTAGACATACCCACGTCGCTACGGGGCGCCGTTTATGCCTTGGCGTGTGTGTTCTGGAAGCAAGATGCAACGCTCGCGAGAATCCCTTGTCCGTTTGAGCAGCACGAACTGGTCAACCACGCGCAAGAGGCGTTGAGGCGAGAACTTGAAGCTCCCAATCTCTCGAGACTAATGTCAGCGCTACTGCTGATGCACATGGTACCTCCAGACATTGACAGCGTTGAGACACCGTATATCTGGGTGATGGCCTGTCAAGCCACAGCAATAGCGCAGATGCTCGGTCTGCACCAAGACCCTGACAAGTGGAACATAGCTCCATGGGAGAAGAGGTTACGCAAGAAGCTCTGGTGGGCTGTCTTTTACACAGACTGCTGGTCAGCTGTAAGCCACGGTAACCCCCCGCATATAAGCTACGAGTCCTTCACGACTCCACCCCCGGACATGGATGATCTGCGGTCTGGCGAGGATATCCCTGACGATCTTCGCTATATGATCGATCCTGAGGACGCCACGTTCCGCGTGTCTGACGGTGCACGCTTTCTTGAAATGATCACTGTGTCTCGGGAGATGCGTGCCATCCTTGACTGCAGCTTGTAAGTAACCCAGCCATCGGCGTAGTAAAGGTCAGTCAGTGACTTACATGATGCAGCGGTGTACGATCAACTCAGCAGACGCGTACTCAACTGATTCCTATCCGAGACACCCTCAAGGAATGGCCGAGTCTCATCCCGAGCTGTCTGGCCGTGAGACCCTACGCCCACAACGGTATGTGACACGCATCTTTTGAATTCGCCGATGTCTAACATGAACTAGGCCCCCTTCACATATCCTTCTTCGCTACGCAGGTGCTGCTCTTCCGGGGCCTCATGTTCCCAGCCACAAGAGCCGCAAAGGTCACGCCGGGCTCTAATCTTCAGCGATGGCTCTCCACCGCACTAGCAGAGTTCGAGCTCTTCACGACATTCATGGCGTACATCACCGAGGAGGAACTGACGAGCTTCTGGGGAAGATGTAAGTTTGCCGATCAAAGATGTCACTCTGAAACAGCAACTAATGCAGTGCAGTTGCCCGAACGCAGCTTATCCTGTGCGGAAACTTTCTGATCTATCTCTTCTTGCTGGCGAGTGATCCACGAGATATCGAGGCTGCTTATCGGTTGCTGGAGAAGTTCCATTCGTCATTGCAGAGACTTGGCGGTACGGATGATATAGCTGCTAGGGTCTTCTTGCGGCCTGTTATTCTGAGGATTGATTCGTTCTTTATGCAAGCTACAGAGCTGATCAAGCATGGAAGAACGGTTGTTCTTGAACCACCTATCACGACAGTCCCAAGGGGTGAgtcttaaaaaaaaaaaagttggAGAGTATAATTGGAAATTAGAGTGCAGTCTTTTCTATCATAATGAGTAATGACCAACTGAATCCTATGTAAATTGCCCTTTTTCCTGGTGTTGCACCACAGTGATTTCGACTAGGATACGGCAATCTAATTACCTGTAAAAAGTGGCTTTCAGTAAAACTCGGCGAAGTTTCTTGATTCTGTCAAACTATCGAAATTTCATGCAAGCCCATGGCATAGAATCTGCACCATCGGCCAACACTGAGTGCATCATGCACAACAGAATTTGGTGGCTGAATATCCGATCGGCGAGTTTGGGGTCGATGGCTAGTCTCGGCACTACTCCACCTTTAACGTTCGCCGATGCTATCGACTAGGATCTTGTGATAATTCGTTTCGAGGTGATGATCAAGTTAAGTTCCCCGAATTACCTATCTATCTTACATCAGATTGCTGCTTTGCTTGCAAACTTGGTTGAGAAAGTGTCATTGGTGAAATACCGACATTTCATGGTGCGGGGTCGGGGAGTTGGTGATAGCCTCGGCTTACCGGCCTTGCAGCGGGAGTTGAACTGATACGACATGATCCTTGTATTGGAGAGCGAGACTCGTCTGATTATACGATACATGGTATAGGAACGGCACGCGTAATCAGGCTTTCAACCACTTCAACACCTCAGCGGTGAACTGCTCAAAGCCATCTACAAACGAAACATGGCCAGCATTCTTGATAATCACCAAATCAATCTTGTTGCTCTTACCCGCTGCTTCAAACCCCTCTTGGATCTTatctctcatctccttcataGTCTCCGGTAGATTCGCATCCTTCTCGCCAACGATACAaatcgcatcatcaacactcgAACCAATCTTGGCAAACCGCGGTCGAAGATCGAAGGTCTCGCTTCTCAGTGCGTTACAACATGCTTCGAAACCATCGATCGTAGTTCCAGACATGACTGTTCGCATACGCTGTGTTTCCTGATGGTTGTTCTCGAGCCACTCTTTGCCGAACCATCGCTCTAGAGTGCCTTGGATGGTTGCGTCGAGATTACCTGCTTCTCGGGCTGCGGCGACGCGCGGACCAAAGGCATCTTCTGTGCCGGCGTTGATgggcgatgaagagatggtgTCGCAGATGGCCAGCTTGCTTACCACGTTGGGATACTTGGTTGTGAAGTATACACCCGCCGATGCGCCCATTGATACTCCGATCCATGAGTAGACCTTGTTaatctcgagcttcttgagaagatgatggacgtCTTCAGCCATAGAGTCAAACGTAGGGCTTAGGTCCTTTGGTGCGGATGACCCGCCATGGCCGGGTTGATCATAGCGTAGAGTGCGATAACCATTGCTGTTGAGGACCTTGACAACGTGATCCCACACTGAAAGTGGTGCAGTGAGGGAGTTTGacaggatgatgaggggTCCTTCTTTTGGTGACGAGTCCAAGGCGTAGGCCAACGTTCTGGAATCCGGGAGCGTCAAAGAACTAGCCATCCTGATGTTATTCCTCGCTATAAGATGAGTTTTATGGCAGATAAAAGATGAATTGATAACCCGAAAAAACATGTCAAATGCCAGTGGTATACTGATAGAGACGTCGTCATGTTGGTCCGACCTTGAGGCGTAGGGTAGCCAGCGGTCTTTAGTTTCTCCATCCCCAAACCTTGAGCGTAACATTCCATTAGCGTCTTATTCCCACGCCATCTACGTATCCCATCGGAAGCATGCTTCCGTCCCGCGGGAAAAGGAACCCCAGATCCGGGAAGCATCGATTCGATGAGTCCTTTTCCCTTCCCTATAAACCATGTCTGAATCTGCAAATGCGAAGCGTCGTCTGCGGCGTATCCCTGAAGAATCCCGTAAACGGAACGCTCAAAGCTGTGATCGTTGTCGAAAGGTTAGTAACAATGTTGGGTTATTGTTTGTGATGGCCTGGTGTTGACTTGGTGTAGAGGAGGTGCAAATGCGTACCTGATCCTTCTGGTGCAGGCTGTGTGAATTGTCTTGAACATAACGTCACTTGCTCGTATACGGCGCCACGAAAGACGCGTTTCTATGGGAGTGTGGATGATTTGAGTGATAGGTCTGTCTCACTTCTGTGCATCTTACGTAACGTCGTTGACACCACTAGGTATCGATGTCTCGAAGCCATTGTCAGAGGTGCTTTTCCGAATGAGACTCTCGACCATGTTAGTGATCTTGCACAGCTGGGTCAGAAGATGGGGTATAAGATGCCTGATATCTCTGACCCTAATAGAACACACATGAGAGTTGAAGAACTGGTGCAGAATTCTTCTAGTAAAGAACGGACTCCGAGTACAGGCCCGGATATCGTCACGGCGGATTCGAGGGATGATACATCGCCGAGGAGTTCAAAGTCACATAGCGAAGAGCCGCAGTCGTCGCTTGTGAAGGATAATTCTGGTCATGAGCACTATATCGGACCTTCAGGGACTCTGAACTTCTGGAATCAGCTTCGGAATCTTGTTGATTCGAATAATAGTCCTTATCCCTCGCCTGGTCGTGAAGGAGCCACAAAGTTTACGCAAGATAACACAAGTCGACTTTTAGAAGCTGATGAccaagacgaagatgaccaACCACCACGTACTACAACAACACCTCAAGATGGACCTTCACCTGGATCAATCACCTCAGCTATCGCCCGCGACTTTACCCGTCTTCCAACAGCAGACATGGATGAAATACTTGGCCAATTTCCTGCCAACGAAGCCCTTGACTTGCTCATTCAGTCATACTTTAAGAACGTCCACGATGACTTTCCTCTGTTTCACAGAGCTACCTTTGAGGAAGAATACGAAAGTTTCATCGTCGAAGCTCGCAGCAATTCTCGACTTCCTTCAAGGCCACTTCGATTACCGGACTGGGGATGGATAGGCTGTCTTCATATGATTGTGGTTTTCGGCTCTATCGCTGATAGGTCAATACCTAACGTTGATCATTCTGCTCTTCGGCGAAGATCTATTGCAGTTGCTAGAGGTCTGCTCCCCCAGTTCATCTCGAAGTGTTCACTTACGAATGTTCGAGTTTTACTACTTCTTTCACTCTTTTTGCACAACAACAATGAAAGAAACGCTGCGTGGAACATTGCTGGGACAGCTACTCGGATCTCCTTCGCGCTTGGTCTTCATCGCTCAGACATGAGTGCCTCTTTCAGACCGTTGGAGCGTGAAGTTCGCAAATGGGTCTTTTGCACACTCTACTCCTTCGAGCAATTCCTAGCTTCAAGTCTGGGGCGACCTAGTGGCCTTCAAGAACTCGACGTCGAAGTCGTCCCACCACGAGAAGGCTTCGTAGAAGGAGGCATAGGAACCGATGCAAGACTTGTATCGTGGTCTGTAAAGCTTCAATCTATTCTCGCGCGAACAAGACTTTTACATGTCGGCATAAATCGAGGTTCAGGACCGACGCTGGATGAAATATTGAACGCGCTGAATGGTTGGAAGCGGGATATTGGGAAAGCACCCGGTCTCGATGTCTCGTGGATGAAAATGGAGGGGCCGGCCTTGGAATCCATTGATCATGAAGGGGCTGTTGATATGGAGGAACTGAAAGTATCGCTGGCATGGAAGACACGAGCTCAACTTCGCGCGGTGCTACTTTTGCATATTCACTTTCATTACATCGCCATCGTGGCCACACGcccacttcttcttcgcgaCGTTGCAGCAGCACGGAAAGAAGATGCACCGAAAACTGCGGTTCCTACACATGCAGCTCTATGCGTGAAGCATGCATGCCAACTGAGTTACCTGATGATACTCCTGGATCACTTTGATGTTATCAACGGCCTTTCTGGCCTTGATATCTTTTACGCTTACTGCTCTGCCATGATTCTTATCCTGCGGTTATTACGATTGCGCCCTGGCGAAGGTGCAGAGAGCATCGGACCAGATGAAGTAATGCTGCAGAGCAAAGTCCGCCGTCTGGTCGCGACCCTACGAAACGTCATAAACCACACGGATAAATGCGGCTCAATGAAAAGATTGGCCCAAGTCGTTGATACGTTCTCGGAGTGTGCCAATAATCCAACTGATCCTCCGGGTATAGCGAACTTACCCCCGCAAGGGATCAACATGAACAATCTTCCGTATCCAGCTGGTTGGTCCGCTGAACAAGTGCAAGTGCAGCAGGGCCAAGGGGTGGCACTTGGATCGATGGAGGGACTGTTGGACTTTTTGCCGTTTCCGGGGTATGGCATGGCTGAAGGATCGATGGCGCAGTATGTGCCGGGGagtgagatggagatgacGGGGTGGCATGATATGGAGTTTTTGATGGAAGGGTATGGGGATCAGAGCAGGACGAATTATTAGACGGTGATATGATGCTTATGATAGATGTAATGGTTGATAAATGGATATAAATTAGTTCCAAGAGAAGATGTTGAACCTGCTGATGTTTAGCGTAGTCAGGTCCTAGCTAGAGCAGCCGTTGGAGCCGAAGGTCAGACGTCTgttttttttccttttttttttttttcgaaAGGTTGTGAACAGGACTCGAGTCGTATTCTTGGCAAGGGGAAATAGTTCTCCTGAGCGATACTATAGACTATTTGGCGGATCCTATCGTCGCATGAGTGGCTCGGGAAGGACGGAATTCCGTGTCACATTGGAAACAAGGTCGTCTGACATGAACCTTCACCCAGGCTCAACCGTATCTAATACAGCCCAGACTTCAGCTTGCGGGGAACGTAAGCCGGAGAAAGAAACTTCTCCGAAGGATTATTCCCGAAGGATCAGCGAGATATGCAGCATGAGCTGATTTAGGTAGGTGAGTAATGCATTGAAGCTCCGATATTACCTCAATCGTCAAGTAGGACTGACTTATTACGGAAGAACCTATTGTGTTTCAGTGTCCCAACACCAACTCTCCCTCGGATCATGTGTTTCTGACACTAGACGAAGGCGAAGGATTCACATGCTATAGCTGAAGCAGTCAGGATCAGAGCTCATTTACCCGAATGGTAGGATCACTGCATGGCCCCTCTTTAGAGCCATCacataaagagatatattcCCCGCCAAGTCCGGCAGTAAGTGAGGTTACTGCTGTGAAGATAACCTTACTCGGCCAGTGAAATAGCGGAAAATGGCCAAAGGCATCGCAGCTTTGTTGACCCTTCTGGGTGTCGCGTTTGCTCAGATCGACAGAACCTGTATTGACATTGCCTTCAACTCTGAA is a genomic window containing:
- a CDS encoding related to D-amino acid hydantoin hydrolase (hydantoinase), whose product is MSLYRIGVDVGGTNTDAAILDIRAAATSTPGRGVLASHKASTTRDITSGIEAAIRAVLRDSAVDQSGVLSVTIGTTHFINALVEADARRLDRVAVVRLCGPFTRQLPPFSDFPVGLRSILDGGVYYLDGGLEIDGREIEPLDHEQIRQTARDVVAKGINVVALVGVFSPLDHDGKHEEECRRILLQEAPSLQVVCSHDIGPTGFLERENATILNASILRTGHRVKKGFKRAMHRLQLTCPLFLSQNDGTLIDADTAAEFPIKTFASGPTNSMTGAAYLAGLDHKRENVADDEEPQVLVVDIGGTTTDVCALLPSGFPRQAPGFVEVGGVRTAFSMPEVVSIGLGGGSKVQVDPSTQSVTVGPGSVGHLLQQEAKVFGGKTLTASDIVVALGKAKLGDPELVKDVPAPIIESGRKELKKMLESVVEQMKVSSAPVHVLLVGGGALLVTEDLAGVDKCIVPIHQGAANAVGAAIAKVSGEIDIVEIPEGRSEKTIVDAACAKAIDMAIAKGAAKNDVKIVEITKTPLQYMSNGAMRLQVRAVGHLAIPEELTPPPSPPVISVQETEDDEGEKVSVPDALTPTYKPSLHVDLDAYRPDVQNGTWYLSEVDLEMIATGCGVLGTGGGGPTHHEYLKGLDALRNNPKGRLRVISPKALKDDAMICFGSCGSAGGNEIVTGINAVNKVVGNKTFDGMYIDEIGGGNGMSAFPPAVHFDVPVVDGDAMGRAYPTMYHATFSVYGHSLTPCVLSDARGNTSVVMSTDNPIRLESLLRTTVIELGLGCAVCANPLPGSVIKSHGVPNTVSQAWYLGRAVHNARRKKTSYVDAIHPLTGQFDVCTGKLLFTGKIVDVRRYIGGGYTMGSVVIAPLSEDERESHKQDVPSDRHMVIPFQNEYLYAALCDADGSEASQQVVCTVPDLISILGQDGEGIGSQDLRYGLRVNVVALPAHPLWKTDKGMKVGGPEGFGLKIPYTGVDNDFVEGRSVIEEFGA
- a CDS encoding related to uracil permease, with translation MAVANIVKRIELPRGSRFINEDVRPVGTERRTWTFLTFHNFWLLINCNIATYLTGSALIPLGLTWWQAIIAIILGNILATAALILASLAGAYYHVGFPVFSRAVWGIWGSQFVIWNRIFLSLVWYGFQSWVGGQCTYLMLLSWDPNLEKHIPNTIPASTGMTSAQFVSYFIFCIVTLPFLWIRPHRIQKFFYFASSVTLVFFLVLLIWALATMGSDGFGDTLADSTPLPVTGGPQSVTWLTISGIMSTIGGIAAGILNQNDYARLSKKPGDAIWGQTVAFPLYSIGASVIGILVTAATQKRMGEAIWNPPTLLAALLAKDPTAGTRAAIFFAGLALSISQLGSNLPGNALAGGIDLASVFPKYINIRRGAYLMALLSPIVNPWRLVNTATVFLTVLSGYSVFLAPMTGLMVAHYNLVAKAKVNVDDLFVGNRDSIYWYNFGINWRAFVAWIVGVAPTMPGFIAAVNPNAKVSDGAKNLYQLNYLFGFIVSAAVYYGLHMVVPDKKFDAFIKDGTTAKEVQAVYDERWDMTYSESESGTTEEHSFQRNKGPNSLTTSV
- a CDS encoding related to 3-oxoadipate enol-lactonase II yields the protein MASSLTLPDSRTLAYALDSSPKEGPLIILSNSLTAPLSVWDHVVKVLNSNGYRTLRYDQPGHGGSSAPKDLSPTFDSMAEDVHHLLKKLEINKVYSWIGVSMGASAGVYFTTKYPNVVSKLAICDTISSSPINAGTEDAFGPRVAAAREAGNLDATIQGTLERWFGKEWLENNHQETQRMRTVMSGTTIDGFEACCNALRSETFDLRPRFAKIGSSVDDAICIVGEKDANLPETMKEMRDKIQEGFEAAGKSNKIDLVIIKNAGHVSFVDGFEQFTAEVLKWLKA